From a region of the Kwoniella mangroviensis CBS 8507 chromosome 1 map unlocalized Ctg01, whole genome shotgun sequence genome:
- a CDS encoding pyrroline-5-carboxylate reductase has protein sequence MGYTLAVLGCGTMGVAILSGVLSSLEARLSAPLTQKHHSGETEPPSGISTPTASQFLDAPEESLPSRFIATVGREETGRKLKKTFEGLGRFGSDVEVRAGQGNVQAVKEADVILVCSKPNIAKSILLEEGMAEAVKGKLVISICAGVTISQLVSWVPESTKVVRAMPNTPCKIREGMTVVTPVSDALSRTLILNIFTSCGRCRFLEEKYFDACTALAGSGPAFVALVLEAMTDGGVMMGLPRVEALELAAQTLQGTGRMALYAGLHPAQLKDSVTTPGGCTIAGLLTLEDGRVRSTMARAIQVATNHASGLGQDSKK, from the exons ATGGGTTACACTTTAGCTGTCTTAG GATGCGGTACCATGGGAGTAGCCATTCTCTCCGGAGTCCTCTCCTCGCTCGAAGCTAGATTATCAGCTCCCTTGACTCAGAAACACCATTCTGGAGAGACAGAACCTCCTTCAGGAATATCTACTCCTACTGCCAGTCAGTTCCTCGATGCTCCTGAGGAATCACTTCCTTCCAGATTTATCGCTACCgtaggaagggaagagacgggcaggaagttgaagaaaaCGTTTGAAGGATTGGGTAGATTTGGGAGTGATGTGGAAGTAAGAGCTGGACAGGGTAATGTGCAGGCTGTGAAGGAAGCGGATGTGATACTTGTTTG TTCCAAACCTAACATCGCCAAATCAATCCTCttagaagaaggtatggcCGAAGCTGTCAAGGGTAAACTCGTCATATCCATCTGTGCAGGTGTGACTATCTCTCAATTGGTCTCTTGGGTTCCCGAATCTACCAAAGTAGTCAGAGCGATGCCTAATACCCCTTGTAAG ATAAGAGAAGGTATGACAGTAGTCACCCCCGTATCGGACGCCTTATCACGCACGTTgatcctcaacatcttcacctcctgTGGACGATGTCGATTCTTAGAAGAGAAATACTTTGATGCCTGTACTGCGCTAGCTGGATCAGGACCCGCATTTGTAGCGCTCGTGCTGGAAGCTATGACTGACGGAGGTGTGATGATGGGTTTACCAAGAGTGGAAGCGTTGGAATTGGCTGCTCAGA CCCTACAAGGTACGGGTAGGATGGCACTTTACGCTGGATTACATCCTGCACAATTGAAGGATAGTGTGACCA CTCCCGGAGGTTGTACCATCGCAGGTCTCTTAACTCTCGAAGACGGTAGAGTCAGATCAACAATGGCAAGAGCAATTCAAGTAGCTACCAATCA CGCTTCTGGTCTAGGTCAGGATTCCAAGAAGTAA